AGTTATTTTTTTGCTGCCAGGTATGTTCAGGAACCGGAAGTCCTAGTCCACCAAATTCACCCAGAACAATCACTTGTTTTGCACCAAACAAATCGGGCCGTGGCATCACAGGAGCCGGGTAATGATGCAAATCCATAATATCACCCACAGGGAAAAAGTTACCACCGCTGGCACTATTTACCAAACGGCTTGGATCATATTTTTTCGTCCACTCTGTAATCTCGGTTGTTTTGAACTGACCCCAGGCTTCATTAAACGGAACATAGACAACGATACAAGGAAAATTGTATGTTTCATCCATAATTTCCTTCCATTCCGTTTTGTAGATACTTTCCGACTCCGGTGTCCGGTTTTGTTCCGTCTCGTTTCCGGTAATTCCCGGATTTGGCTCCCAATGATTTCCCAGGTCTCCACTTGGCATATCCTGCCACACAAGCATGCCCAATTTGTCGCAGTAATTATACCACGTAGCTGGCTCAACTTTAACATGTTTCCGTATCATGTTAAAACCCATTTCTTTTGTTTTAACAATATCAAATTTCAGTGCCTCATCTGTTGGTGCAGTGTAGAGTCCATCCGGCCACCAGCCCTGATCCAATGGGCCGTACTGAAATACAAATTTATTGTTGAGCAACATTCTCTGAATACCGTTTTGATCCGGTTTCATAGAAATTTTACGCATAGCAAAATAGCTCTTTATTTCGTCAACTACTTTCCCTTTTCTTACTACTGATACTTTTAAATCATATAAGAAAGGATTTTCAGGAGACCATAATTTTGGACTTTTTATCGTCAGCACACCTTCTTCTTCGGGTGATATTTCTTTATCTGCAACAGCATTGCTACCATCAAATGCACTTATTTTTACAACATCGCCTGGTTGTGCATTTTTGATTACTGCTTTTATCGCAATACTTTCTTTATCAATATCCGGCGTATTTCTTGTCGAAGTAATGTATGTTGAAGGAACTGTTTCCAACCAAACCGTCTGCCAGATTCCGGTAACAGGTGTATACCAGATACTATTAGGGTTTTTAATCTGTTTTCCTCTTGGCTGAGGCCCGTCTGAACTTGGATCCCAAACTCTTACCGAGATATCCTGGCTATTTCCTTTCACAAGAAAAGATGTGATATCAATTGAAAATGCATCATAACCTCCTTTGTGAGAACCGGCTTTTTGTCCGTTTACAAAAACATCACATTCCCAGTCTACCGCTCCAAAATGAAGTAATACATTTTCACTTTTTGTTTTTAAAGCAAAATTGACTTTACGATTGTACCACAAAACACTGTCCTTTCCTACTGTTTTTCCCACACCAGACAATGTCGATTCCACTGCAAAAGGAACAAGAATATTTCCCTGGAAAGTGGAAGGTTTTGCATCCGATGATACTTTTGGAACAATGGAATAATTCCACAAACCATTGAGATTAACCCACTTTTCACGCACCAATTGTGGTCGTGGATATTCCGGGTGAGGGTTAGCAGCATTTACATTTTGAGCCCATGGAGTGGATATTTTTCCGTCCACCATTTTCCAGGCGCCGGATTGCTGTGCTATTGCAATTTGTAACGACATCCCAGCTGTGAGTGCTAAACTGGCAAATAATTTTTGCATTAAAACAAGAGGTTTAAATTAGATATACTTCAAGGAAAGAAAATTGTCCGGCTGCTCTACTGTGATAACCGTCGATCATCACCATAACATACGGGACGCTTCAAATTTTTAAAGATTTTGTATCCGATTTTAATTTATTGATTCAAAGTTTTACCTTGCAAATACTTGGTATTTCCAGGTGAAAATAATACGAATTAATGCATTTCATTCGTTGAAAAGCTATAAAATACTTTGCAACGCAAACCTGATTCCGAATGTCCGCTTTTTACAGAATAGTACTTTTACTTTGCCTATGCAGTTCAGCCAGTTATGCCACACATCTTCTTGGTGGTGAGATTAAAGCTGTAAATTTAACAGGCCAAACATATAGAATTAGTGCACAAATTTATTTTGATGTAACACCTCAGGCTTCCGGGGCTTCGGCGGCACAGGATGCAATTATGCTGTGCTTTGGTGACGGAAATACTGCTCAGGTAAAGCGAACCAGTTTCAATGTATTAACGGGAGATCAAAGTGGTGTTGCTGTTGGTACTTACGAGGTAACATACACTTATCCGTCAGCCGGTATCTTCCAGATTTCTACAAACATTGCTAATCGGACATCAAGTCTGCTTAATTTCGCCAATTCTGAATTTTCAGAGATGTTTTTGTGGACTGTAATTGATACACAGGTTTCAAACTCGACGCCAGTACTGCCACTTCCTGTTTTTACTGCCGGATCAAAACAAATATTCAAAATTGATTTAAAATCTACGGTTACAGATTCCGACAGCACGACTGCTCATTTACAAAGATTAAGCAAAACTTCTCCGGGAACCTGTGGTGTCCGCAGTCTGAATGAGAGCTACATATATCCTAACGACGTAAATAAAAAAGGAACATTTTATGTTGACCAGACTGCTAAAAAACTGGTCTGGAATGCTCCTGAACTTTTGGGAAAATATATTTATGCCGTTGTAATTGATGAATGGAGAGATGGTATTAAAATATCAGAAACCTACCGCGAAGGCTTGATTACAGTAATTGATAAACCGGGACAGACTGTTGAAATTCCACCATATGTACCTGTAAATGACTCGGGGCTGGTTACTTCATTACCAGATTCGGATAATTTGGCAATGGTTGTTGACGCATATCCTGTACCAACGGAAGATTTCCTTACCGTAAGTGTGAAGAGCGCCACAGCCACTACCCTTCGCATTGAGCTGATCAATATGAATGGCCAGATAGTTCGCCAGATTAATACAACTGAAAGTCTTACGCAATGGAGCCAGCCATTGGATTTGCGTCAAATGGCAAAAGGGATATATATAATTCGCGTGACGGATCAACTGGGCAAATTTGTCACAAGGAAAGTTGCGCGTTAGGAAAAGGGTTTCCAAAGGTTTGCTAATTATATTGATTGCTAGCTGAATTTTGCTAGCTTCAAGGTATATTTGCAGAATTAGGGGATTTGACTACCACCAGTAGGTTAATTGAAAAAACTTTTATCCATATTACTTTTCGGACTTCTCATCTTTAATATGATGGGCTTTTCCGTTTATAATTTATTGGAAAAAGATGATAATGACGCCCTTAAATCTGAACTGGCTAATTGTGACCTGCTGCTTAAATTCCCTTTGACACTGCCTTATCTGGGTGAATGGGAAAGTTCGATGCCATCTAATGAAGAACTTTTAAAGGGCAACGAATATTACAAAATCGTATCAAAACAAATTGTTAATGATACGTTGTATGTACAATGTGAATTTAGCCAAACTTCAAGAGAACGTTTCTGGTGTATGGTTTCTACATTCGAAGATCACGCCAAAACAAATTCCGATTCTCACAAAGGAGCAACCGGGACTATTCTGAAAAACTTCCTGAAAGAGTATATGGCTATCGGCCGTAAACATACATTTTACATTTTTGAGTGGTCAACGCCGGTGACTTTTGATTATACACCCTATTGTCCTGTAATTCCGGAATCAAGCATTCCATCTCCCCCGCCTGATTTGCTGAGCTAATTATTTCATTCAATCTTCTGGAAAGGAAGACCTAACGGTCTTTCAATGATAGCGTCATACGACTATAAATCGTATGCCTGGATATCATTGGAAATACCTTTGGGACGATCTACTCTGTTATCAAAACAGCATCAAATAATTTTGTTCTAATTAATCCAAATCAAGTTTTAGACAGCTTATGCAGCTAAAAAACTCTACCACAATAAAATCCGTAATCCCCTTAAAATCAAATCGTTTGCAATACGGACTCCTGGTTCTTTTTCTTTTCATGAACCTGATATCATTTGCACAAAATAATTCTGTTACGGGAAGAATTATTGGCAGTAATGGCATTGGTATTGAGGGTGTCAGTGTAAGAATCGAAGACACTAAAAAAGGAGCAGTAACCGACAAAGAAGGTTTTTTCAAAATAGAAAATACTGGGGGAAAAGAATATACACTTCATGTTACTTCAATTGGCTATTTTTCTCAAAAAATAAAAGTCAAAAGTTCTGCTAGCAAGCCTGATCATGTTACAGTTACGCTGAGAGAAGACATTAACAGTCTGGACGAAGTTGTAATTGAGGAAGAGAAAAACAGTATTCAGGTAGAACGACTACCCGATGTGCATGATACTTACCTGATTGCCGGGACCAAAAATGAAGTTCTTCAACTCGGTGGAATCAATGCAAACATTGCAGAAAAAACTGGACGTCAGATATTTGCAAAAATCCCCGGTGTATTTGTTTATGACATGGATGGAAGTGGAAATCAGATCAACATTTCGACCCGCGGCCTTGATCCGCACCGTTCATGGGAGTATAATATTCGTCAAAACGGAGTGATTACCAATTCCGATATGTATGGATATCCGGCAAGTCATTATAGTCCGGCAATGGAATCTATTGAGAGAATAGAACTTGTTCATGGTACCGCATCTTTGCAATATGGAGCTCAATTCGGAGGGATGATCAACTATGTATCAAAGCAACCTGATACTACAAAAGCATTTACCTTTGAAACAATTAATTCAGCCGGTTCTTATGGCCTTTTTAGTTCCTACAACTCCATCAGTGGAAAAGTAGGCAAGCTTACCTATTCAGCTTACTATCAAAAAAGACATTCCGACGGTTATCGAAAAAATTCGAAGTCAGATGCACAGTCTCAGTTTGCAAGTCTTTCTTATGAATTTACAAAAAATTTAAAAGTAAAGGCAGAGTTAGGACGTTCGTCATACATTTATCAAATTCCTGGTCCTTTAACGGATTTAATGTTTGTCCAGGATCCACGTCAGTCAACCCGTTCAAGAAACTATTTCAATCCAGATATTTACGTTCCATCCATCGTTCT
The nucleotide sequence above comes from Dyadobacter subterraneus. Encoded proteins:
- a CDS encoding glycoside hydrolase family 2 protein, with the protein product MQKLFASLALTAGMSLQIAIAQQSGAWKMVDGKISTPWAQNVNAANPHPEYPRPQLVREKWVNLNGLWNYSIVPKVSSDAKPSTFQGNILVPFAVESTLSGVGKTVGKDSVLWYNRKVNFALKTKSENVLLHFGAVDWECDVFVNGQKAGSHKGGYDAFSIDITSFLVKGNSQDISVRVWDPSSDGPQPRGKQIKNPNSIWYTPVTGIWQTVWLETVPSTYITSTRNTPDIDKESIAIKAVIKNAQPGDVVKISAFDGSNAVADKEISPEEEGVLTIKSPKLWSPENPFLYDLKVSVVRKGKVVDEIKSYFAMRKISMKPDQNGIQRMLLNNKFVFQYGPLDQGWWPDGLYTAPTDEALKFDIVKTKEMGFNMIRKHVKVEPATWYNYCDKLGMLVWQDMPSGDLGNHWEPNPGITGNETEQNRTPESESIYKTEWKEIMDETYNFPCIVVYVPFNEAWGQFKTTEITEWTKKYDPSRLVNSASGGNFFPVGDIMDLHHYPAPVMPRPDLFGAKQVIVLGEFGGLGLPVPEHTWQQKNNWGYQSFKNSEELYAKYESFINSFEPLIKKGLSAAVYTQTTDVEIETNGLMTYDRKIIKMPEAKLMQIHKKLYNPAWGNSNP
- a CDS encoding T9SS type A sorting domain-containing protein, which translates into the protein MSAFYRIVLLLCLCSSASYATHLLGGEIKAVNLTGQTYRISAQIYFDVTPQASGASAAQDAIMLCFGDGNTAQVKRTSFNVLTGDQSGVAVGTYEVTYTYPSAGIFQISTNIANRTSSLLNFANSEFSEMFLWTVIDTQVSNSTPVLPLPVFTAGSKQIFKIDLKSTVTDSDSTTAHLQRLSKTSPGTCGVRSLNESYIYPNDVNKKGTFYVDQTAKKLVWNAPELLGKYIYAVVIDEWRDGIKISETYREGLITVIDKPGQTVEIPPYVPVNDSGLVTSLPDSDNLAMVVDAYPVPTEDFLTVSVKSATATTLRIELINMNGQIVRQINTTESLTQWSQPLDLRQMAKGIYIIRVTDQLGKFVTRKVAR